In Neofelis nebulosa isolate mNeoNeb1 chromosome 7, mNeoNeb1.pri, whole genome shotgun sequence, the following proteins share a genomic window:
- the PGPEP1L gene encoding LOW QUALITY PROTEIN: pyroglutamyl-peptidase 1-like protein (The sequence of the model RefSeq protein was modified relative to this genomic sequence to represent the inferred CDS: deleted 2 bases in 1 codon), producing MAVVLPGPSKQLGQGPVVSPSPGSKDPKSLKTSGPSVDGSGHLLAGEAGCTLEESLYMSAFPVLRFSRGWFWSPALAQEFRWNPADACQCRPVVNTFMRGGRQGIPEVVPARCGVGAALGPGLVLPRLGPSATSGKAEQASVSLCFRPSLVLLQLVMHIGLDASPKAIVLEQHAKNRGSWDADVRGFRPSRGEGLPDGPEVIASGVSTRALGKLVAVEGAQVLCSRHAGRYVCDYTCYLSLHHGNGRTALVRVPPLSCWLPGRAGRDEKKPELKARFAENSTSVILDPGNRWGGLLL from the exons ATGGCTGTGGTCCTTCCAGGGCCGTCCAAGCAGCTGGGCCAGGGGCCAG TTGTCTCCCCCAGCCCCGGCTCGAAGGACCCCAAAAGCCTCAAGACTTCCGGCCCCAGCGTGGATGGCAGTGGTCACCTCCTGGCCGGGGAGGCTGGCTGCACCTTAGAAGAGTCGCTG TACATGTCCGCGTTTCCTGTGCTGCGGTTTTCACGGGGCTGGTTCTGGAGTCCGGCCCTGGCCCAGGAGTTCCGCTGGAATCCAGCGGATGCGTGCCAGTGCCGGCCCGTCGTCAA CACATTCATGAGGGGCGGTCGGCAGGGAATCCCGGAGGTTGTGCCGGCCAGATGTGGGGTTGGAGCTGCTTTGGGCCCAGGGCTGGTTCTCCCTCGGCTTGGCCCTTCAGCTACATCCGGGAAGGCAGAACAGGCCTCGGTTTCCCTATGCTTTCGGCCCTCCCTTGTGCTTCTGCAGCTTGTCATGCACATCGGGCTGGACGCCTCCCCCAAGGCCATCGTTCTGGAACAGCACGCCAAGAACCGAGGTTCTTGGGATGCCGACGTCCGGGGCTTCAGGCCT TCTCGCGGCGAGGGCCTTCCGGATGGCCCGGAAGTGATCGCGTCCGGGGTCAGCACGAGGGCGCTCGGCAAGCTGGTGGCGGTGGAGGGCGCGCAGGTGCTCTGCTCTCGCCATGCGGGCAG ATACGTCTGTGATTACACCTGCTACCTGTCTTTGCATCATGGGAATGGGCGCACGGCCCTCGTCCGCGTGCCTCCATTATCCTGTTGGCTCCCAGGACGTGCTGGACGAGATGAGAAAAAGCCCGAGCTCAAAGCCCGGTTTGCAGAAAACTCAACCTCGGTGATTCTAGACCCGGGAAACCGATGGGGGGGACTGCTCCtttag